CGAACAACTTATTGGTCTCAATGGCTCGGCGTTTGGCTACAACCTAAGCGCAATGGCATGGGAAGTCACCGCGGGCGTTTCAACCATTATCATGGCGCTTATCTTTCTACCTCGCTATTTAGCTGGTGCATTTTCAACGCTGCCAGAATTTTTACGCGATCGCTTTGACGATAGTGTGCGTCGAATGACAGTGGTACTGTTTATGGTTGGCTACTCGCTTGTCACCATTCCTTCTGTGCTTTACTCAGGCTCAATTGCGGTGCTTCGCTTATTTGATGTGCCAGGGCTTTTCAACATAAGTTATGAAGCCAGTCTGATTCTCACAATTGTTATAGTTGGCACTATTGGTGCGCTTTACGCCATATTCGGCGGCCTTAAGGCAGTGGCAGTGTCTGACACTATTAACGGCATTGGCCTGCTTATCGTTGGATTACTTGTCCCTGTTTTAGGGCTTATTGCCTTGGGAGAAGGTAATTTCAGCGATGGTCTTGCAACCATTGCCACCACTGAAACGGAAAAGCTAAATGCCATAGGCAGCGCGGAAGACCCTGTGCCTTTTGGCACCATATTTACGGGTATGATTTTGGCTAACCTTTTTTATTGGGGAACAAATCAGTACGTTATCCAACGAACGCTGGGTGCAAAGAACCTTGTTGAGGGTCAAAAAGGCGTTCTATTTTCAGGTTATTTCAAAGTGCTAGTGCCCTTTATGATGATGCTTCCCGGTGTCATTGCCTACCATCTTTATCAAGACGACAACTTACAAACTATCGACTTGGCATACCCGCACTTAGTGAAAGATGTGCTTCCACAATACCTATCTGGTTTCTTTCTAGCGGTTTTATTGGGCGCGGTCTTCAGCTCATTTAATTCTCTGCTTAACAGCGCGGCAACTTTGTTTTGCTTAGATGTCTACAAGCCACTTAAGAAAGATAAGGTAAGTGATGAAAAACTTATCCGCGTAGCCAAGATAACAAGCTTGGTTATCGCCATTCTTTCGTTTATTACTGCGCCGCTATTAATGTTAGCACCCGAGGGCTTGTGGCAAATAATTCGAATATTCACCGGCTTTTATAATATTCCGGTTATCACTATTGTACTTGTTGGACTATTTACGAAACGCGTGCCAGCGCTAGCTGCCAAGGTCGCCATTGTGTTTCATGTAATCGCTTATGGTCTATTGAAGTTTGTTTGGGACGTTGAGATAAACTTCATCCACATCTACGCCATTTTGTTTGCAATTGAGTTGGCCATTATGCTGGTTATAGGCAAACTCTACCCTATGGCGACACCATGGCAATTTATCCCCAAAGCCGAAGTTAATATGACGCCGTGGCGATACGCTATTCCTTGCGCTATTGTGCTTGTGAGCCTAATTGCCACACTCTACCTAATGTTTTCTCCTATCGGCTTTGTGGGAGGCTTAAGTAGTGCTTTCACTCCCATTTTATTAACAC
The DNA window shown above is from Alteromonas sp. KC3 and carries:
- a CDS encoding solute:sodium symporter family transporter; amino-acid sequence: MDITLTLLSCIAFMALVAVISYMKTRGEVNTQDGYFLAGRGLTGTFIAGSMILTNLSAEQLIGLNGSAFGYNLSAMAWEVTAGVSTIIMALIFLPRYLAGAFSTLPEFLRDRFDDSVRRMTVVLFMVGYSLVTIPSVLYSGSIAVLRLFDVPGLFNISYEASLILTIVIVGTIGALYAIFGGLKAVAVSDTINGIGLLIVGLLVPVLGLIALGEGNFSDGLATIATTETEKLNAIGSAEDPVPFGTIFTGMILANLFYWGTNQYVIQRTLGAKNLVEGQKGVLFSGYFKVLVPFMMMLPGVIAYHLYQDDNLQTIDLAYPHLVKDVLPQYLSGFFLAVLLGAVFSSFNSLLNSAATLFCLDVYKPLKKDKVSDEKLIRVAKITSLVIAILSFITAPLLMLAPEGLWQIIRIFTGFYNIPVITIVLVGLFTKRVPALAAKVAIVFHVIAYGLLKFVWDVEINFIHIYAILFAIELAIMLVIGKLYPMATPWQFIPKAEVNMTPWRYAIPCAIVLVSLIATLYLMFSPIGFVGGLSSAFTPILLTLWATCFIAVGVSLKWWRVKYENGLKRLASATSQ